The proteins below come from a single Balneolaceae bacterium genomic window:
- a CDS encoding antitoxin Xre/MbcA/ParS toxin-binding domain-containing protein yields MDNKQEYNKEKNLVREVATKYEVNEENQFSLVNKAQLGLPASAFFDLQEITEFSNQELSGLLNVSFKTIQRYEKEGKHLSAQNSEQLLKIIALYQKAEQVFGSLESFNRWLQKPAPGLGGQKPFSLMQTSGGIDLVREEVIRIEFGTLA; encoded by the coding sequence ATGGATAACAAGCAAGAGTACAACAAAGAGAAAAATTTGGTCAGAGAGGTTGCTACCAAATACGAAGTTAACGAAGAAAACCAGTTTAGTTTGGTAAACAAGGCACAACTTGGCCTGCCTGCATCTGCCTTCTTCGATCTTCAGGAGATTACAGAATTTTCCAATCAAGAGCTTTCCGGCCTTTTAAATGTCTCCTTCAAAACTATTCAGCGTTACGAAAAAGAGGGGAAGCATTTAAGTGCACAAAACAGTGAGCAGTTGCTAAAAATAATCGCACTGTATCAAAAAGCAGAACAGGTATTTGGCTCTCTCGAATCGTTCAATCGCTGGCTTCAAAAACCTGCACCCGGGCTTGGCGGGCAAAAGCCGTTTTCACTTATGCAAACATCCGGCGGTATTGATCTGGTTCGCGAAGAGGTCATTCGCATTGAGTTTGGCACACTGGCATAG